One genomic segment of Deltaproteobacteria bacterium includes these proteins:
- a CDS encoding iron-containing alcohol dehydrogenase codes for MSITEVRKFVAPETIFGVGALHVVGQYANKFGISRPLVVTDPGVMDAGWTDSVVASLAEADVDSVIFSKVTPNPKAEEVMAGVDLYLENACDGIVAVGGGSPMDCAKGIGIVVTNGGHVLDYEGVDKIIVPMPPLICVPTTAGTSADVSQFAIINDSERKTKIAIISKTIIPDVALIDPQTLTTMDQYLTACTGMDAMVHAIEAFVSNAQSAMTDLHALEAVRLIHGHLLASLRDPANLELRAKTMLGSMQAGLAFSNASLGAVHAMAHSLGGYKGLPHGECNAMLLRHVIDFNFPAAPERFRAIAEAMGLDSRGMTSDAIRTWLLAAVDTLRTEAGIRATLGSRGIRTGDIPILTEKAILDPCLVTNPKPASKRDIEVIYEEAS; via the coding sequence ATGAGCATTACCGAAGTGCGCAAATTTGTTGCTCCGGAGACTATTTTCGGAGTCGGGGCACTGCATGTCGTCGGCCAATATGCCAACAAATTCGGCATATCCCGGCCATTGGTCGTGACGGACCCGGGAGTCATGGACGCGGGGTGGACGGACAGCGTGGTGGCCAGTCTCGCCGAGGCGGACGTCGACAGCGTGATCTTTTCCAAGGTCACCCCCAATCCCAAGGCCGAGGAAGTCATGGCTGGCGTGGATCTGTATCTGGAAAACGCCTGTGATGGCATCGTGGCCGTGGGTGGAGGCAGCCCCATGGACTGCGCCAAGGGCATCGGTATCGTGGTCACCAATGGCGGCCACGTCCTGGACTACGAAGGCGTGGACAAAATCATCGTGCCCATGCCCCCCCTGATCTGCGTGCCGACCACGGCCGGCACCTCGGCCGATGTGTCCCAGTTCGCCATCATCAACGACAGCGAACGCAAAACCAAGATCGCCATCATCAGCAAAACGATTATCCCGGACGTGGCGCTGATCGACCCCCAAACCCTGACCACCATGGACCAATACCTCACGGCCTGCACGGGCATGGACGCCATGGTCCACGCCATCGAGGCCTTTGTCTCCAACGCGCAATCAGCCATGACCGACCTCCACGCCCTGGAAGCGGTCCGTCTCATCCACGGGCATCTTCTCGCGTCGCTGCGCGATCCGGCGAACCTGGAGCTTCGCGCCAAGACCATGCTGGGCAGCATGCAGGCCGGGTTGGCCTTTTCCAACGCCAGCCTGGGCGCCGTCCACGCCATGGCGCACAGCCTGGGCGGTTACAAGGGCCTTCCCCACGGCGAGTGCAACGCCATGCTCCTGCGACACGTCATCGACTTCAATTTCCCGGCCGCGCCGGAACGATTTCGGGCCATCGCCGAAGCCATGGGCCTGGATAGTCGCGGCATGACCAGTGACGCCATCCGAACCTGGCTGCTCGCGGCCGTGGACACGCTCCGCACCGAGGCCGGCATCCGCGCCACCCTGGGTTCGCGCGGCATCCGGACCGGCGACATCCCGATTCTCACCGAAAAGGCCATCCTCGATCCCTGTCTTGTCACCAACCCCAAGCCCGCCAGCAAACGCGATATCGAAGTCATCTATGAAGAAGCTTCCTGA
- the aroE gene encoding shikimate dehydrogenase, protein MKLFGIIGHPLSHTLSPVLHNWAFRDLDIQASYHVWDTSPDKLSAFMAALRTLPIHGASVTIPHKETVMPLIDALTETARLIGAVNTLYWENDKLWGDNTDVAGFMAPLTAHGIAPGTALILGAGGAARAALCGLRQAGWKVLLAARTEPRAERLAQAFKSGHVAWSQRHETRPDLLVNTTPLGMSGPFQGLSPWKQPLAGVSLVYDLIYNPRQTPLLAQAEAEGVATLPGLPMFVHQGLAQFERWTGRHFDTARAMILLDRTLKARAKS, encoded by the coding sequence GTGAAACTCTTTGGCATCATCGGACATCCATTGTCCCACACCCTGAGCCCCGTCCTGCATAACTGGGCATTTCGGGACTTGGACATCCAGGCATCCTACCATGTCTGGGACACCTCCCCGGACAAACTTTCGGCATTCATGGCCGCCCTGCGCACCCTGCCCATCCATGGCGCCAGCGTGACCATTCCGCACAAGGAAACGGTCATGCCCCTGATTGATGCCCTGACCGAGACCGCCCGTCTCATCGGCGCCGTGAACACCCTGTACTGGGAGAATGACAAGCTCTGGGGCGACAACACCGACGTGGCCGGATTCATGGCCCCCTTGACCGCGCACGGCATCGCGCCGGGCACGGCCCTCATCCTTGGCGCCGGAGGCGCCGCCAGGGCGGCCCTGTGCGGGCTGCGCCAAGCGGGCTGGAAGGTATTGCTCGCCGCGCGCACGGAACCCAGGGCCGAACGTCTGGCCCAGGCATTCAAGTCCGGCCATGTGGCCTGGAGCCAGCGCCACGAAACGCGACCCGACCTCCTGGTCAACACCACGCCCCTGGGCATGTCCGGCCCGTTCCAGGGCCTGTCACCGTGGAAACAGCCCCTGGCTGGCGTGTCCCTGGTCTACGACCTGATCTACAATCCGCGCCAGACGCCTCTTCTGGCCCAGGCCGAGGCCGAAGGCGTGGCGACCCTCCCCGGACTCCCCATGTTCGTGCATCAAGGACTGGCCCAGTTCGAACGCTGGACGGGCCGGCATTTCGACACGGCTCGCGCCATGATTTTACTCGACCGAACGCTCAAGGCCCGTGCCAAATCCTGA
- a CDS encoding 2-oxoacid:ferredoxin oxidoreductase subunit gamma, with amino-acid sequence MSMYQDAIIAGFGGQGVMLIGNLLAYAGMDAGLNVTYIPVYGPEMRGGTANCTVVVSDDVIGSPIIRSPVSLIIMNPPSLDKFQPTLQDGGTLVLNSSLIDPAQAEKNRVRVFAVPVNEIADKLGNTRMANMVAIGAYVQATGVLPVKQVQDSLKSVISEHYSHMIPKNAAAIQAGADYVIEHGQYI; translated from the coding sequence ATGAGCATGTATCAGGATGCGATCATCGCCGGATTCGGCGGCCAGGGAGTCATGCTCATCGGCAATCTTCTGGCCTATGCCGGCATGGATGCCGGCCTCAACGTGACCTACATTCCGGTCTACGGCCCGGAGATGCGCGGCGGCACGGCCAATTGCACGGTAGTAGTGTCCGATGACGTCATCGGCTCGCCCATCATCCGTTCCCCCGTGAGCCTGATCATCATGAACCCCCCGTCCCTGGACAAGTTTCAACCGACCCTTCAGGACGGCGGGACGCTGGTTCTCAACTCCTCCCTCATCGACCCGGCCCAAGCCGAAAAAAACAGAGTCCGCGTGTTCGCCGTGCCGGTCAATGAAATCGCCGACAAATTGGGGAACACGCGCATGGCCAACATGGTTGCCATCGGCGCCTATGTGCAGGCCACGGGCGTATTGCCGGTGAAGCAGGTCCAGGACAGCCTGAAGTCCGTCATCTCCGAGCACTACAGCCACATGATTCCCAAAAACGCGGCCGCCATCCAGGCCGGCGCGGATTACGTCATCGAGCACGGTCAATACATTTGA